From the genome of Paraburkholderia largidicola:
CAGCACGCCCCACGGCGAATCCGGCTGGCGTTCGACGCACACGAAGCCGACCGGCTCGCCCGCACGCTCCGCGACCAGCACGATGCGTCGTTCGGCGCCGGGCGCCGACATCCGCGCGCGCCAGTACGACGCCCGCTCCTGCGTGACTTCGCCGTCGAGAAATGCATCCGGCAGCAGCCCGCGATAGGTCGCCTGCCAGCTCGCGCTATGGATGGCGGCGATGAGATCGGCGTCGGCCTCGGTCGCGGGGCGCAGCGTGAGGGACGAAAGAGCGGGCAGCGAAGCGGAATCGGACATTGCGGCGGTGGTGCGCGGTAGAAAGGAACGGGTCGGCCGTTGGCAGGCGGCAAAAGAGTCACAGAGAGTCACGATACGGCGCATGTCGCCCGGCGTCACCCTGGCGCGACTTGCCGGGAGAAAACCGCATCGGAAGAATTTTCTTGGAAGAGCGCGATTGTAAGCAGATTGTATTAAATGCACGTCGTTCGGAGTAACGTTATTATCACGTCAGGCACATGTTGTAAGCGAAATATCACGTTTACCCTGATATCTCGACAGCATTTGCCGCATGAGAATACCGCGCCCACGCAACGCGCCGCGCCCTGACGGGTGCAGACGCAACCCGGCCCAGCCGGACCGGGCATCCGCGCCGTTTTCGCGGATCGTTTGAACTGCCCAACGCTGTCTGTTCCTGCAGACAGCGGGCTCATTTCGAGAAGGTCATGGCAACTGCATCCCATGCTCATGTAGCGACGGACGAATCCAAGGTCCGCACCGTATTCCGCGTCGTCAGCGGCAACTTCCTGGAAATGTACGACTTCATGGTCTACGGCTATTACGCCGCGGCCATTGCGAAGACGTATTTTCCGAGCGGCAATGAGTTCGCATCGCTGATGCTGTCGTTGTCGGTGTTCGGCGCAGGCTTCCTGATGCGTCCGCTCGGCGCGATCGTGCTCGGCGCGTACATCGACCATCATGGCCGCCGCAAGGGCCTGATCCTGACGCTCGCGCTGATGGCGCTCGGCACGTTGACGGTCGCCGCGATTCCCGGCTACGCGACGATCGGCGTGCTCGCGCCCGTGCTCGTGCTGCTCGGGCGCTTGCTGCAAGGCTTCTCGGCCGGCGTGGAGCTGGGCGGCGTGTCGGTCTATCTGTCGGAGATCGCGACGAAGGGCAACAAGGGCTTCTATTGCTCGTGGCAATCGGGCAGCCAGCAGGTAGCCGTCGTGTTCGCCGCGCTGATCGGCGTGATCCTGAACCGCATGCTGCCCGCCGACCAGATGACGTCCTGGGGCTGGCGCGTGCCGTTCCTGATCGGCTGTCTGATCGTGCCGTTCCTGTTCATCATCCGCCGTTCGCTGAAGGAGACGGACGAGTTCCTCGCGAAGAAGCACCGTCCGTCGGTCAGCGAGATTTTCGCGTCGATGCTGCAGAACTGGGGCGTCGTGCTCGGCGGCATGGGCATGGTCATCATGACGACGGTGTCGTTCTACATGATCACCGCGTACACGCCGACCTTCGGCAAGGAAGTCCTGAAACTGTCGTCGATCGACACGCTGATCGTGACCGTCTGCATCGGCGTATCGAACCTGGTCTGGCTACCCGTGTCGGGCGCGATCTCGGACCGCATCGGCCGCCGTCCCGTGCTGCTGACGTTTACGATCCTCACGATCCTGACGTCGTATCCCGCTGTGCAATGGCTCGTCGCCGATCCGTCGTTCGCGCGCCTCTTGATGGTCGAACTGTGGCTGTCGTTCCTGTACGGCTGCTACAACGGCGGCATGGTCGTCGCGCTGACGGAAGTGATGCCGGCGGACGTGCGCACGGCTGGCTTCTCGCTGGCGTACAGCCTCGCGACGACGATCGGCGGCTTTACGCCTGCTATCGCGACCTATCTGATCCACTCGACGGGCAACAAGGCGGCGCCCGGCCTGTGGATGAGCGTTGCGGCCGTCTGCGGCCTGATCGCGACGCTCGTGCTGTATCGCACGCCGGAAGCGCGCAACCAGTATCGGACGGCGTAAGCGTTCGTCGCACCCGCCAAACAAAAACCCCCGCACGCGTGCGGGGGTTTTTGTTTCAGCGTCTGCTTTGGCGAAGCCTCGATCGTTCAACTGCGTAATGCCGCCGCCACCTCTTCGACGACTTCCGTCCACGCGCCGGGCCGCGGCTGCCGCACGAGCCGCGCGGACGGATACCACGGGCTCCGCGTATCGCGCGTGAACCAGCGCCAGTCGGCGGCGAACGGCAGCATCAGCCAGAGCGGCTTGCCGAGCGCACCCGCCAGGTGGGCGATGGCCGTGTCGACCGACACCACGCCGTCGAGCCGCTCGATGATCGCCGCCGTGTCCGCAAAGTCGCGGATGCGCTTGTCGAAGCGATGAATGTGCTTCGCGTTCGGATGTGCATCGAGCGCGGCGCGCTCGTCGTCGCTGAGCGAGGGCTGCAGCACGATCCAGTCGATGCCGTCGAGCGCGAACAGCGGTTCGAGTGCGGCCAGCGGCAGCGAGCGGTTTTCCTGACGCTGCGCGCGTCCCGACCACGCGAGACCGATCTTGCGTTTGGCCTGCCCACCGAGCGAGCCGCGCCAGGCGCGGCGCGAGGCGGCCGGCGCATTCAGATACGGCGTGCGCGCCTGAATCGTCTCCAGTTCGGTGCCGAGCGCGAGCGGCAAGCTCAACAGCGGGCATTGCAGATCGGCGCGAGGCCGCGGCGCGCCCTGCGCGATCAGCGTCACGCGCCATTGCTGCGCCGTCGGTTCGAGCAGCGACAGCAGCTGGGGCTGCACTTCGAGCACGACACGCCCGGCGCGCTGCGCCACCCGTTCGACGAAGCGCACGAATTGCAGCGTGTCGCCGAAACCCTGTTCGGCGTGCACGAGCAGCGTGCGTCCGGTAATCGGCTCGCCGTTCCAGCGCGGCAGAGGTGTCGCGTCAGGCGGCAACGCCGTGTTTTCCAGCCGCCATTCGTATTCGGGCAGACCGCGCTTGAAATCGCCGAGCGTGAGCAGCGTGACGCCGCGATTGGTGTGCGCTATCGCCAGATCGGGCCGTAGACGCAGCGCCTGCTCGAAAGCGCGCAAGGCGGCGTCATATGAGCCGAGCGCGTGATGCGCGGCGCCGAGGCTCAGCCACGCCAGCGCGAAGTTCGGGTCCAGACCGACGGCGAGTTCGAAGCGTGGCCACGCTTCTTCGTGGCGGCCGAGCGAGGCAAGCGCGTTGCCCAGCCCGAACAGTGCGGGTGGCAGGTTCGCCTGCAGCGCGAGAACGGCTTCGAACTCGGCGACGGCTTCGTGATGCTGTCCCGTCGCGTCGAGCGTATTGCCCAGGTTGAAGCGCGCGGCCACGAAGCGCGGCTCGATCCTGAGCGCCGCGCGGAAATGCGCGATCGCCTCGGTGGCCGAGCCGAGCGCATTGAGCGCCATGCCGATGTTGTTGTGCGCACCCGCATGGCGGGGCCGCAGTTCGAGCGCGCGCCTGAACGAATCGACGGCTTCGCGGTGCTGGCCGAGCGCATGCAGCGCATTGCCGAGATTGACGTGCGACGACGCGTCCATCGGCTGCAGGCGCAGCGATTTCTGGAACGCGTCGACGGCATCTTCGTGGCGCCCGGCGAGCGCGTACGCATTGCCGAGGTTGTAATGCGCCATCGGAAACGTCGGCGCGAGCGTCAGCGCATTGCGAAAGCGTTCGATTGCCTGGTCGAGCCGGCCGAGCGCTTTCAGTGCGTTGCCGAGGTTCAGTTGCAGCGCGGCGTCCTGCGGGCGCAAGTCCGCGGCGCGGCGCACGAGGTCGGCCGCTTCTTCGTGCTGGCCTTGCTGGTGGCGCAGCACGCCAAGCAGATGCAGCGCATCGACGTGGACGGGATCGAGTTCGAGCGTGGCGCGATAGTCGCGCTCGGCGTCGTCGAGGCGTCCGTCGCGATGCGCGCTGTAGGCGCGGTCGAAAACAGGGTGCATGACGCAGGCGAGGGTGTGATGCAGGAAAACCCGCATTTTCCCACACTCGGCGCACGCCCCCCGACTTGACGCGGAGAGTGTTGCTCAATAACATATGAACATCTGTTCAAATGTATGTATCGACGACCCTCCATGTCTACCGCGCTCTCTCTGAATGCCGACGACCGCGTCGTGCAGATCGCCGATCTGTTCCGCCTGCTTGGCGACCCGACGCGCCTGCGCATCGTGCTCGCGTGTGTCGACGAGCGGCGCGCGGTGGGCGCGATCGCCGAATCGCTGAATCTGTCGCCTTCGCTCGTGAGCCACCATCTGCGGTTGCTGCGGGCGGCGCGCATCGTGCGCGCGGAGCGGCAGGGCAAGCAGGTTTTCTACGTCGCCGCCGACGGCCACATCAGCGGCATGCTGACCGACATGCTCGAGCACGTCGCCGAACCCGTCAGCGAATCCGCCGCCGACCTCACGCAGGATCACGCATGAAATACACCGCTCATCAGACCAACGGCACCACGGCGCAGCATCAGCCGAAGTCCGACGCGCATGTGCACACGGATGCCTGCGCTCACGCAGGCCACGACCACGCGACGCACGATCACGCGCATGACCATGACCACGCGCCCGGCGAGGGCAAGAAGGCGTCGCATGCGCATCATCACGGCCACGGGCACGGCCATCACCACCATCACGCGCCCGCGTCGGGCCACGGACGCGCGTTCGCGCTCGCCGTCGCGCTGAATGTCACGATCGTCGTCGTACAGGGGATCTACGGCGTGCTCGCCAACTCGACCGCGCTGCTCGCTGATGCCGGACACAATCTCTCCGACGTGCTCGGCCTGCTGCTCGCTTGGGGCGCAACCTGGCTCGCGACGCGCCGGCCGTCCGCGCGTTACACGTTTGGCCTTGGCGGCTCGTCGATTCTCGCCAGCCTGCTCAATGCGGGGCTACTGCTGTTCGCGTGCGGCGTGATCGTCGCGGAAGCGGTCGGCAGGCTTTTTCATCCGTCGCCCGTCGCGGGGCTCGACGTGTTCATCGTCGCGCTCGTCGGCATGGTCGTGAATGGCTTCTCGGCATGGCTTTTCATGCGCGGCCAGGAAGACGACCTGAACATTCGCGGCGCGTTCCTGCATATGGTCGCCGACGCGGCCGTATCGGCCGCCGTCGCCGTCAGCGGCCTCGCCATCCTTTTCAGCGGCTGGACATGGCTCGATCCGGTGATGAGCATCGTCGTGGTCGCGGTAATCGTCTACGGCACGTGGGGCCTGCTGCGCGATTCCATCAAGCTCGCGCTCAACGGCGTGCCGCCCGGCGTCGACGTGCAGAAGATCCGCGAGTATCTCGCCGCGCAGCCCGGCGTCACCGACGTCCACGATTTGCACGTATGGGCGCTGTCGACGACGGGCAACGCGC
Proteins encoded in this window:
- a CDS encoding GNAT family N-acetyltransferase gives rise to the protein MSDSASLPALSSLTLRPATEADADLIAAIHSASWQATYRGLLPDAFLDGEVTQERASYWRARMSAPGAERRIVLVAERAGEPVGFVCVERQPDSPWGVLLDNLHALPAHQGIGAGKLLMRAAQDWAREHGEAQLYLYVLEGNAPAIAFYERQGWQFSGAEPDQMGGVDITALRYVYRLNRESTDY
- a CDS encoding cation diffusion facilitator family transporter, with protein sequence MKYTAHQTNGTTAQHQPKSDAHVHTDACAHAGHDHATHDHAHDHDHAPGEGKKASHAHHHGHGHGHHHHHAPASGHGRAFALAVALNVTIVVVQGIYGVLANSTALLADAGHNLSDVLGLLLAWGATWLATRRPSARYTFGLGGSSILASLLNAGLLLFACGVIVAEAVGRLFHPSPVAGLDVFIVALVGMVVNGFSAWLFMRGQEDDLNIRGAFLHMVADAAVSAAVAVSGLAILFSGWTWLDPVMSIVVVAVIVYGTWGLLRDSIKLALNGVPPGVDVQKIREYLAAQPGVTDVHDLHVWALSTTGNALSAHLVIPDGHPGDVVIDGIVGTLRAEFDMHHATLQVDMGTTQHRCSLDHTPHAH
- a CDS encoding MFS transporter, which produces MATASHAHVATDESKVRTVFRVVSGNFLEMYDFMVYGYYAAAIAKTYFPSGNEFASLMLSLSVFGAGFLMRPLGAIVLGAYIDHHGRRKGLILTLALMALGTLTVAAIPGYATIGVLAPVLVLLGRLLQGFSAGVELGGVSVYLSEIATKGNKGFYCSWQSGSQQVAVVFAALIGVILNRMLPADQMTSWGWRVPFLIGCLIVPFLFIIRRSLKETDEFLAKKHRPSVSEIFASMLQNWGVVLGGMGMVIMTTVSFYMITAYTPTFGKEVLKLSSIDTLIVTVCIGVSNLVWLPVSGAISDRIGRRPVLLTFTILTILTSYPAVQWLVADPSFARLLMVELWLSFLYGCYNGGMVVALTEVMPADVRTAGFSLAYSLATTIGGFTPAIATYLIHSTGNKAAPGLWMSVAAVCGLIATLVLYRTPEARNQYRTA
- a CDS encoding ArsR/SmtB family transcription factor, with protein sequence MSTALSLNADDRVVQIADLFRLLGDPTRLRIVLACVDERRAVGAIAESLNLSPSLVSHHLRLLRAARIVRAERQGKQVFYVAADGHISGMLTDMLEHVAEPVSESAADLTQDHA
- a CDS encoding tetratricopeptide repeat protein, translating into MHPVFDRAYSAHRDGRLDDAERDYRATLELDPVHVDALHLLGVLRHQQGQHEEAADLVRRAADLRPQDAALQLNLGNALKALGRLDQAIERFRNALTLAPTFPMAHYNLGNAYALAGRHEDAVDAFQKSLRLQPMDASSHVNLGNALHALGQHREAVDSFRRALELRPRHAGAHNNIGMALNALGSATEAIAHFRAALRIEPRFVAARFNLGNTLDATGQHHEAVAEFEAVLALQANLPPALFGLGNALASLGRHEEAWPRFELAVGLDPNFALAWLSLGAAHHALGSYDAALRAFEQALRLRPDLAIAHTNRGVTLLTLGDFKRGLPEYEWRLENTALPPDATPLPRWNGEPITGRTLLVHAEQGFGDTLQFVRFVERVAQRAGRVVLEVQPQLLSLLEPTAQQWRVTLIAQGAPRPRADLQCPLLSLPLALGTELETIQARTPYLNAPAASRRAWRGSLGGQAKRKIGLAWSGRAQRQENRSLPLAALEPLFALDGIDWIVLQPSLSDDERAALDAHPNAKHIHRFDKRIRDFADTAAIIERLDGVVSVDTAIAHLAGALGKPLWLMLPFAADWRWFTRDTRSPWYPSARLVRQPRPGAWTEVVEEVAAALRS